A portion of the Streptomyces sp. NBC_00376 genome contains these proteins:
- a CDS encoding serine hydrolase gives MTEDAADRGISRRRLGSGMLALGGALALAPIPFAERASAMESGAGSSDMRTGITGSGAPGHGRPTLRRGPADRAGLLQEPLDQLVADAEKFLAASPKHPWYAGAVLLAGRGGTVALHRPIGKAVRYAAYDEKSDTGVEFPPDQQIAMAEDTVFDLASVSKLFTSILAVQQIERGTLELEAKVASYLPDFAGGGKQDITIRQLLTHTSGFRAWIPLYKAPTREGKLQLLWNEVPANPPGTVYLYSDLNLISLQLVLEKITGRKQDVLLREQITAPLGMHRTRYNPPASWKPKIAATEDARLPWSGLDRGLVWGEVHDENAYSLDGVAGHAGVFSCAWDLAILARTLLNGGVYGRARILSAESVDLLFTDFNTAFPGDEHGLGFELYQHWYMGAMATPRTAGHTGFTGTSLVLDPTTDSFLIVLGNSVHPVRSWRSGSAPRVATANQMARAVAVRPARGRTAWFSGMASAASATLTLPPLRITSSHARLSSALWWDTEPGSDFLLLEASADAGATWQPVPFTTVPTSQKPLPEPEPHPTGAVSGWSGRVWHRLDADLAAWHGKEVRLRWRYTTDQLYVGRGAYVNAVRVEDGNRTLFDESRPADAARIEALGWTASTD, from the coding sequence ATGACCGAGGACGCGGCGGACAGAGGGATCAGCCGACGGAGGCTGGGCAGTGGAATGCTGGCCCTGGGCGGGGCACTCGCCCTGGCGCCGATTCCGTTCGCGGAACGGGCGTCGGCCATGGAGTCGGGGGCGGGGTCGTCGGACATGCGCACAGGGATCACGGGGAGCGGCGCACCGGGGCACGGCAGGCCGACGCTGCGGCGCGGCCCGGCCGACCGCGCCGGGCTGCTCCAGGAACCCCTGGACCAACTGGTCGCCGACGCGGAGAAGTTCCTCGCCGCCTCCCCGAAGCACCCCTGGTACGCGGGTGCGGTGCTGCTCGCCGGGCGGGGCGGCACGGTGGCCCTGCACCGGCCGATCGGCAAGGCCGTGCGCTATGCGGCGTACGACGAGAAGTCCGACACCGGGGTGGAGTTCCCGCCGGACCAGCAGATCGCCATGGCCGAGGACACCGTCTTCGACCTGGCGTCGGTCTCGAAGCTGTTCACCTCGATCCTGGCCGTGCAGCAGATCGAGCGCGGGACGCTGGAGCTGGAGGCGAAGGTCGCCTCGTACCTCCCCGATTTCGCGGGCGGCGGCAAGCAGGACATCACGATCCGTCAGCTGCTCACGCACACCTCGGGCTTCCGCGCCTGGATCCCGCTGTACAAGGCGCCGACGAGGGAGGGAAAGCTCCAACTGCTGTGGAACGAGGTGCCGGCCAACCCGCCGGGCACGGTGTACCTCTACTCCGACCTCAACCTGATCTCGCTCCAGCTGGTCCTGGAGAAGATCACCGGCCGCAAGCAGGACGTCCTGCTCCGTGAGCAGATCACCGCCCCGCTCGGAATGCACCGCACCCGGTACAACCCCCCGGCCTCCTGGAAGCCGAAGATCGCCGCCACCGAGGACGCCCGGCTGCCCTGGTCCGGGCTGGACCGCGGGCTGGTCTGGGGCGAGGTGCACGACGAGAACGCGTACAGCCTGGACGGGGTCGCGGGCCATGCCGGGGTCTTCTCCTGCGCCTGGGACCTGGCGATCCTCGCCCGTACGCTGCTCAACGGCGGGGTCTACGGCCGCGCGCGGATCCTCTCCGCCGAATCGGTCGACCTGCTGTTCACCGACTTCAACACCGCGTTCCCCGGCGACGAGCACGGTCTCGGCTTCGAGCTCTACCAGCACTGGTACATGGGGGCGATGGCCACCCCGCGCACCGCGGGCCACACCGGTTTCACCGGCACCAGTCTCGTACTGGACCCGACGACCGACTCGTTCCTGATCGTTCTCGGCAACTCGGTCCACCCGGTGCGCAGTTGGCGCTCCGGAAGCGCACCACGCGTCGCCACGGCCAATCAGATGGCGCGCGCCGTCGCGGTCCGTCCCGCCCGTGGCCGTACGGCGTGGTTCTCCGGAATGGCGAGCGCCGCCTCGGCCACGCTCACCCTGCCGCCGCTGCGCATCACCTCCTCGCACGCCCGGCTGAGCTCGGCCCTGTGGTGGGACACCGAGCCCGGGTCCGACTTCCTCTTGCTGGAGGCGTCGGCGGACGCCGGGGCGACCTGGCAGCCGGTCCCCTTCACCACCGTCCCGACATCGCAAAAACCCCTCCCCGAGCCCGAACCGCACCCCACCGGCGCGGTCTCCGGCTGGTCCGGCCGGGTGTGGCACCGCCTGGACGCGGACCTCGCCGCCTGGCACGGCAAGGAGGTCCGGCTGAGGTGGCGGTACACGACGGACCAGCTGTACGTCGGGCGAGGGGCGTACGTGAACGCCGTCCGGGTCGAGGACGGCAACCGGACCCTCTTCGACGAGAGCCGGCCCGCCGACGCCGCGCGCATCGAGGCACTGGGCTGGACGGCGTCGACGGACTGA
- a CDS encoding NAD(P)H-dependent flavin oxidoreductase, whose amino-acid sequence METELSKKLGVEHAIFGFTPFPAVAAAITRAGGFGVLGAVRYTAPDDLARDLDWMQEHTDGKPYGLDVVMPAKKVEGVTEADVEAMIPSGHRQFVQDTLAKHGVPELPEGEASGWRITGWMEEVARNQLDVAFDYPIRLLANALGSPPADVVQRAHDRGVLVAALAGSAKHARHHADAGIDIVVAQGYEAGGHTGEIASMVLVPDVVDAVGTLPVLAAGGIGSGEQIAAGLALGAQGVWLGSLWLTTEEADLHSRALTRKLLAAGSGDTVRSRALTGKPARQLRTEWTDAWDDPAGPGTLPMPLQGLLVAEAVSRIQKYETGALLGTPVGQIVGRMNSERSVQAVFDDLTRGFERAVDRINRIAGRSAS is encoded by the coding sequence ATGGAGACGGAGCTGAGCAAGAAACTGGGAGTCGAGCACGCCATCTTCGGCTTCACGCCGTTCCCCGCGGTGGCCGCGGCCATCACCCGGGCCGGCGGATTCGGCGTACTCGGCGCGGTCCGCTACACCGCCCCCGACGACCTCGCGCGCGACCTCGACTGGATGCAGGAGCACACCGACGGCAAGCCGTACGGCCTCGACGTCGTCATGCCGGCGAAAAAGGTGGAGGGGGTGACCGAGGCCGACGTCGAGGCGATGATCCCGTCCGGACACCGCCAGTTCGTCCAGGACACCCTCGCCAAGCACGGCGTCCCCGAACTCCCCGAGGGCGAGGCGTCCGGCTGGCGCATCACCGGCTGGATGGAGGAGGTCGCACGCAACCAGCTCGACGTCGCCTTCGACTACCCCATCCGGCTCCTCGCCAACGCCCTCGGGTCGCCGCCCGCCGACGTCGTCCAACGGGCCCACGACCGGGGCGTGCTCGTCGCCGCCCTCGCCGGGAGCGCCAAGCACGCCCGCCACCACGCCGACGCGGGCATCGACATCGTCGTCGCCCAGGGGTACGAGGCGGGCGGCCACACCGGCGAGATCGCCTCCATGGTCCTGGTCCCGGACGTGGTCGACGCCGTCGGAACGCTGCCCGTCCTCGCCGCCGGCGGCATCGGCAGCGGCGAGCAGATAGCCGCCGGGCTGGCCCTCGGCGCCCAGGGCGTCTGGCTCGGCTCCCTCTGGCTGACCACCGAGGAGGCCGACCTCCACTCCCGCGCCCTGACCCGCAAACTCCTCGCCGCGGGCTCCGGCGACACCGTCCGCTCCCGCGCCCTCACCGGCAAGCCCGCACGCCAGCTCCGTACCGAATGGACCGACGCCTGGGACGACCCGGCCGGGCCCGGCACCCTACCCATGCCGCTCCAGGGGCTGCTGGTGGCCGAGGCCGTCTCGCGCATCCAGAAGTACGAGACCGGCGCGCTGCTCGGCACCCCCGTCGGCCAGATCGTCGGCCGGATGAACAGCGAACGCAGTGTGCAGGCCGTCTTCGACGACCTGACCCGCGGCTTCGAGCGAGCCGTGGACCGGATCAACCGCATCGCCGGACGGAGCGCCTCATGA
- a CDS encoding diadenosine tetraphosphate hydrolase, producing MVISSWKNDRIGSALRGENPTVMRRLSAGFAAIGDVQFLPGYSVLLVDEPGVERLSELPRARRSAFLSDMDRLGEAVERACRRADPAFRRVNLEILGNTDGFLHAHVWPRYEWEPDDLVRMPVWLYPQDRWSDGRFALGPRHDALRAAIGEELDGAPTVS from the coding sequence GTGGTGATCTCCAGCTGGAAGAACGACCGAATAGGCAGTGCCCTGCGGGGCGAGAACCCGACCGTCATGCGCCGCCTGAGTGCGGGATTCGCCGCGATCGGAGACGTGCAGTTCCTGCCGGGGTACTCGGTGCTCCTGGTCGACGAACCAGGGGTGGAGCGCCTGTCCGAACTCCCAAGAGCCAGGCGGTCGGCATTCCTGTCCGACATGGACCGGCTCGGCGAAGCCGTCGAACGGGCCTGCCGCCGTGCGGACCCCGCGTTCCGCCGGGTGAACCTGGAGATCCTCGGCAACACCGACGGCTTCCTGCACGCCCATGTGTGGCCCCGCTACGAGTGGGAGCCGGACGATCTGGTGCGCATGCCCGTCTGGCTGTATCCCCAGGACAGGTGGAGCGACGGACGCTTCGCGCTCGGCCCCCGGCACGACGCGCTGCGGGCGGCGATCGGCGAGGAGCTGGACGGAGCTCCGACGGTGAGCTGA
- a CDS encoding MFS transporter has protein sequence MESTVEASATRPAPLRVPAFRRFALATLVSATGSAMAPLALAYAVIGQGGGAGALGVVLATNSVPTIVFTVVGGVLADRLSRSRILFLSNLLAAAGQGVLATLVATGHATTTSIAGCGFVSGIATAFTAPAATGVVAQIVAAEHLQRANALLRLPSNAVKVLGPVAGGVIVAVGGPAWALSWDALSFLVAALLLLGLRLSAPVTTSSALADLRAGWSGFRSRTWLWTYTAAGTVVVAAWLAGFQLLGPLTAAESYAGARSWGLVQGAFAFGLFAGTVVCLRWKPYRLLAVAVITGAGLCLPPAALGLGLALPWVLLAAVLAGVGLDVAIVSWNTALQQHVPQEELGRMSSFNGVGERIAIPLGYLVTALAAHAWADRTVLLVCAGAIVATTVLNLCVRDVYRVNRA, from the coding sequence ATGGAGTCCACCGTCGAGGCGTCCGCGACCCGTCCGGCGCCCTTGCGGGTTCCGGCCTTCCGGCGGTTCGCGCTCGCCACTCTCGTCTCGGCGACCGGCTCCGCGATGGCGCCCCTCGCACTCGCCTACGCGGTGATCGGCCAGGGCGGCGGAGCAGGGGCGCTCGGTGTGGTGCTGGCGACCAATTCGGTGCCCACGATCGTCTTCACCGTCGTGGGCGGTGTTCTCGCGGACCGTCTGTCACGCAGCCGGATCCTGTTCCTGAGCAACCTGCTGGCCGCGGCCGGGCAGGGCGTGCTCGCGACACTCGTGGCCACCGGCCATGCGACAACCACTTCGATCGCCGGGTGCGGCTTCGTCTCCGGGATCGCCACAGCGTTCACGGCTCCGGCCGCGACGGGTGTCGTTGCGCAGATCGTCGCGGCCGAGCATCTGCAACGGGCCAACGCGCTGCTCCGGCTTCCGAGCAATGCCGTCAAGGTGCTCGGCCCTGTTGCCGGAGGGGTGATCGTCGCGGTCGGCGGGCCGGCCTGGGCCCTGTCCTGGGACGCGCTCAGCTTTCTCGTCGCGGCACTGCTCCTGCTCGGCCTGCGGCTGAGCGCCCCGGTCACGACGAGCAGCGCCCTGGCCGATCTGCGGGCCGGGTGGTCCGGATTCCGGTCGCGCACCTGGCTGTGGACGTACACCGCCGCCGGCACGGTGGTGGTCGCCGCGTGGCTGGCCGGGTTTCAGCTGCTCGGTCCGCTGACCGCGGCCGAGAGCTACGCGGGGGCGCGCTCCTGGGGGCTCGTCCAGGGCGCATTCGCGTTCGGGCTGTTCGCGGGGACGGTGGTGTGCCTGCGCTGGAAACCGTACCGTCTGCTGGCCGTCGCCGTGATCACCGGCGCCGGACTCTGTCTGCCACCGGCGGCACTCGGCCTCGGTCTGGCCCTGCCCTGGGTGCTGCTCGCCGCCGTGCTCGCGGGCGTCGGGCTGGATGTCGCCATCGTGTCGTGGAACACCGCGCTCCAACAGCACGTCCCCCAGGAGGAACTGGGCCGGATGAGCTCGTTCAACGGTGTCGGTGAGCGGATCGCCATCCCCCTCGGCTACCTCGTCACCGCCCTCGCCGCACATGCCTGGGCCGACCGGACCGTACTCCTGGTCTGTGCCGGTGCCATCGTGGCCACCACGGTCCTCAACCTCTGCGTACGGGACGTGTACCGCGTCAATCGCGCCTGA
- a CDS encoding phosphotransferase, giving the protein MSTSPPRSWARAERLDADRTAAAVHALTGVRLVVEGPCPGGEVGAAYVRWPDGRRSVLKSRPGARIEELRAGPLAVCEVLGARGYPCPATELALQMGDAVVLVQELLPGTPVEFLDHRGLDRALALNASQAGLLAGHPQVPSMNLYLLDDGPGYCLHEPLRRHGPRGAALERRIRSVGADCPRLLAGHDVVHMDFHHGNLLGVDGTVTGVIDWDGAGRGDHRFDLVTLRFGLHAKEQPPGVVRRLDDILDALPEEILRPCWAHMSLRMTDWAIRHFAPGEVEHWLDLAEQRL; this is encoded by the coding sequence ATGAGCACATCACCACCGCGGAGCTGGGCACGCGCCGAACGCCTGGACGCCGACCGGACGGCAGCAGCCGTGCACGCCCTGACCGGTGTGCGGCTGGTGGTCGAGGGGCCCTGTCCGGGCGGTGAGGTCGGAGCCGCGTACGTGCGGTGGCCCGACGGCCGCCGTTCGGTCCTCAAGTCGCGGCCGGGCGCCCGGATCGAGGAGCTGCGAGCGGGTCCGCTGGCGGTGTGCGAGGTGCTGGGTGCCCGTGGATATCCGTGCCCCGCCACGGAGCTGGCCCTCCAGATGGGCGATGCGGTGGTACTGGTCCAGGAACTTCTGCCGGGCACACCGGTGGAGTTCCTGGACCACCGCGGGCTGGACCGGGCTCTCGCCCTCAACGCGTCGCAGGCCGGACTGCTGGCCGGGCACCCGCAGGTCCCCTCGATGAACCTGTACCTGCTCGACGACGGCCCCGGCTACTGCCTCCACGAACCACTGCGCCGGCACGGCCCGCGCGGCGCCGCCCTGGAGCGGCGGATCAGATCCGTCGGGGCCGATTGTCCTCGCCTGCTCGCCGGACACGACGTCGTGCACATGGACTTCCACCACGGCAACCTGCTCGGCGTGGACGGCACGGTCACGGGGGTCATCGACTGGGACGGCGCCGGACGCGGGGATCACCGGTTCGACCTGGTCACCCTGCGCTTCGGACTGCACGCGAAGGAACAGCCGCCGGGCGTCGTCCGTCGCCTGGACGACATCCTGGACGCCCTTCCCGAGGAGATCCTGCGTCCCTGCTGGGCCCATATGAGTCTGCGCATGACCGACTGGGCGATCCGGCACTTCGCCCCGGGCGAGGTCGAGCACTGGCTGGATCTGGCCGAACAGCGCCTGTGA